Part of the Eriocheir sinensis breed Jianghai 21 unplaced genomic scaffold, ASM2467909v1 Scaffold741, whole genome shotgun sequence genome, GTATGATGGTGGTACatttccccccccctcctacccccccctctctctctctctctctctctctctcacacacacacacacacacacacacattgactggATTGTAAGGAAGAGAGTTGGGAAATAGAtggatggcgaggaggaggaggaggaggaggaggaggaggtagttgaATAATTTGCACACTGACAATTTTTTTAATCATTGtccgttttctttctatctttatttttattcttccggtttatattattttcttattcctattgattttgttgttattattgcttttgttgatgagagagagagagagagagagagagagagagagagagagagagagagagagagatttatacaaCAATGTAcagatagtaagatagatagacacgGAATAAGAAAAGACAAGTAAATACGGAACACTTTCTTAGGGAATTTAGTTTTGGGATCCCATCGCAAGCAGCTGGGTGCTGAGgggacattttggtggtggtgactgtcggTTTGGTGGAAAGTGGCAGCCTATCCCCTCACACTGGTTACAGCTTCTGCTGCTACTGTCCCTCCCCATCTGTGCTGTGTTCCCTGGATAGTTCTTCCAGCACAGCACGGGCCACCTTCATCGCTActcttttcattgcttttttCACCAATTTTCCATTCGCTCTTTTGTTGGCGCCCTTGTCCATTACGGGTATGATCGAGACTGTCTGTTCACGGACTATTCTCTCTTGTATGGTGACGATAAACTTCAATTCAGTTTTGTCCGTTTCCTCATCTCCAGTAActtgattttcctgattttctgaagcatcttcgtaagaaacaaccttccgttgattggcatctttttcttctgttacggaaggagtaatcttttcaataactgtctcatttGTCACAtcgggaaccttttcctctgttacaacaacagggacttcttctttctctttagaaacagtgacaatctcttctgtcgccgtaggggcagcctgttcaataaccctttcttgtggggcattctgctcaacagccctttcttgtgtcacaacaggaactttttcttctgtcggcgatggggcaactttttcaacaacctcctgttgagggactaccgggacttttccttctgtctccgtAGGATgaatcttttcaataactgtctcatttgtcacaacgggaaccttttcctctgttacaacagggacttcttctttctctttagaaacagtgacaacCTCTTCTGTGGCtgtaggggcagcctgttcagtagCCTTTTCCTctggggcagcctgttcaataaccctttcttgtggggcagcctgttcaataaccctttcttgtggggcagcctgttcaataaccctttcttgtggggcattctgctcaacagccctttcttgtggggcagcctgttcaataaccctttcttgtggggcattttGCTCAACagccctttcttgtgtcacaacaggaactttttcttctgtcggcgatggggcaactttttcaacaacctcctgttgagggactaccgggacttttccttctgtctccgtAGGATgaatcttttcaataactgtctcatttgtcacaacgggaaccttttcctctgttacaacagggacttcttctttctctttagaaacagtgacaacCTCTTCTGTGGCtgtaggggcagcctgttcagtagCCTTTTCCTctggggcagcctgttcaataaccctttcttgtggggcagcctgttcaataaccctttcttgtggggcagcctgttcaataaccctttcttgtggggcattttGCTCAACagccctttcttgtgtcacaacaggaactttttcttctgtcggcgatggggcaactttttcaacaacctcctgttgagggactaccgggacttttccttctgtcaccgaggggataatcttttcaataaccttcttctcttctgccaTAACAGGGACATTTTCTTGCTCCTTAGAGATGCTTACGATCTCCTCtgtcaccgaaggggcagcctgctcaacaaccttctcttttgtcacaacggggacttttccttccgtcatCGTGGGATGGATCTTTTCAGCAACCTTCGCCGGCGTCACAGCAGGGACTATCTTTTCAACGACTTTACCATCTTGAATGACAGGGGCAGCACTTGGTTCTTTTACGACGCATGGGCTACGCGTAGCATTTGTTTCTTcagcctttgctttttcttccttaatcttgtttttcacgtcatcaacttggtgtttcaagtcttcaattgtttcattcagatgtttttcgttacgaacctctttgatgtcgctatcacacacattcttttcgacttctttttgaattacagtttctttctcgacatcttttccatcacccttttctgtaacattcttcctttccacagatgtcaccttggtgctttcctgtggagaaagttgttcttctttctgttttactaacacttcattcgttatattgccggtcataatctcctttatttcctctgttcgttctacgttctgaagtccatcatccttttctgtaacattcttcctttccacagatgtcacaatagtgctttcctgtggagaaagttgttcttctttctgttttactaacacttcattcgttatattgccgggcataatctcctttatttcctcggttcgttctactttctgaagtccatcatccttctctgtaacattcttcctttccacagatgtcacaatagtgctttcctgtggagaaagttgttctttcttctctgtaACTAAGCCTCCATTCGTTATATTGGCTGGCATAATCTCCTTATGTTCCTCTGTTGGTACTGCTTTCTGCGGAACATCGCTCTTTGCATCCATCAAATTTGGGGAATCTTTAAGGCTCTGCTCGTAGAGTACCCGGTACTCGGCCAGAGCGGCCTTCACCACCGCGAGACACGAGGTCTCGTCCTCCGGGAGCCCCCGGAGCCCCGCCACCCCGGTGGCGTCAACGAGGGGCCCCAGCCCCAGCACGGTGAAGATGGTGCCGACTACAAGAAGGTTCATAGTTGTTGATTGAAAGTTTATTGAAAgtttatgaaattaagaagaCTTGCGGTTGTGTGGCAGAAAACCGCtctgggattgaaaacagaatggcctccagaacacagaccgggcatggaaaataatcctctcgggtcttcctcccTTACAGGAGCACGCACACGACGGTGAGGAATTGGGAtgtaaagtctggtgtgtgtgtgtgtgtgtgtgtgtgtgtgtgtgtgtgtgtgtgtgtgtgagagagagagagagagagagaggtggtggtggatgttaaAGTTTCAATCAAAATAGTTTAAGAAGCCtcagattactctctctctctcaaggtgtgcCGGCATATATAGGCAGCTTGTTGCTACACGCCTTCAAAGGGTTGTTTTTCAAGGGCCTGGAGTTGGTTTTATAAGGCCGCTTGGCTTCTAAAGGtgctctttctcttccgcctctttcatctctattctctctctctctctctctctctctctctctctcaaatgacaAAAGTTACCTTCGTTATGAGACcccacgttgagagagagagagagagagagagagagagagagagcaaggaagaaagttTTGAGattgggaagggaaaatgaggacggaggaggaaattgagagagagagagagagagagagagagagagagagagagagagagagagagagagagataaaattccataataataataataataataataataataataataataataataataataataataataataatgataataataaaggagGGAGCCAGTAATGAGAGACTCGCCTCCACTAATTAAGACTGATTATGAAACGATTTGAAAAGTGGAGCTCAAGTGGATTTCacgtctcatttcttcctttcgttctcttccacattctttccctcctttttttctctctctcctcctcctttgtcctcctcctaatATTCGCCCTCATCACATTCTCCTACTCGTCGCCCTCTCATTAATACCTACTCTTACTcggcttcctttctttttatatacacCTGAtgaaccttcctcttcctcttcctcttcctcttcttcctctcctcctcgtttctATCTGCACTCTCGGAACCTttcacatcttccctccctctcgtctccctctcctattcattgccccctcctcttcctctttctcctcctcttcctcctcctcctcctctttctggttctctctcccctcctcctcctcctcttttcctctctctctctctctctctctctctctccctctctcctcacactTGATTAGTttagtttatttttcttgctGTGTTTTAAGATTTCAttaattgttttcttgtttgcttttctttgtctctctcctcttgttaATCCTTTGCAGCCTTGGAAAGATtcgtctaagttttttttttttaccttcacaattttatttttttatttttcttgttcttttttctgttatgtttattcttgttttcttgtttttggtcttcctcttgttcttgttatttttttcctcctgatcatttcctcttttactcttcctcttccacttcctctttctcttccttctccctcgtaCTTTCACCTACAgactccttcctccatcttctaatatctctttttcttgctttatcATTtgcttttcatcccctttccttcctcctcctcctccttctccttctcctcctcctcctcctcctcctcctcctcctcctcctccatctccaattccaactccacttccttctcctcttcctgttgcctCTACGCCAACAGTCATAATATCACTGCAGGAAAAACAGGAAGCTCATATTACCTTTTTCTACGAAGCCAACTCGCATGAAACTCCGAATGAaactcagccactcagtcagtcaaccagtcagtcagtcagtcagttggtcagtcaataTTTGCTTCATAGTGTTGCTGCTGTTTTCAAAGCCATGATAcactttgtttgttgtttgtttgtaggTGTTGCGTGGAGTTGTGTTCGACaagtgaagtggtggtggtggtggtggtggtgatactgctTCTGGTGGAGTGTGGATGACGTGTGAAATAATGTAATGTGGTCATGTAACTGATGGATATATTTACACTACCactcacagtcagtcagtcagtcagtcagtcagtcagtcatctataCGCTCATTCACATCACTCGCTTGCATATGACGCTTGGAAAtggtaaaggaaataataatatgttcatgatttttacacacacacacacacacacagacacagagagagagagagagagagagagagagagagagagagagagagagagagagagagagagagagagagagagagagagagagagagagagagagagagagtcatacaaAAGCAATCACGTTTCCAATCATTATATTGTTCTCACTGCAACAATATTTCCTCTTTCAacatttcacacacaaacaactcgaatattttctcttccttttcctctgcaccaccaccacatcctcttcctcctcttcctcttccctgtcacctgACCCTCTGAACTCAGGTGCACTCAGGGTAATCCCACCAGATCCACTCCACACATGGGCTGGCAAACTCCTGAAGGCGAGGAAGACGAACGGGTGGATGGCGGCTTCCTTTTGTCCTTTGTCTGTTGGGAATTTCCGTCTATTGGGAATCTTCGTCTTTTGGGAATTTTTGTTTATATTgaatttactgtaaaaaaaaaaaaaatcgatctcCAAGCCCACATTAACATCATTAAAtcccttcaacaacaacaacaacaacaacaacgataataccGGATAGATTAAACGTTATTTTTCATCTCACCTTTTTCCGCCTTTGAACGACTCATTAGCGGGGGCGCCTTTGTTTTACCTTTACCTGACtgactttttctttcccttccctttgctcacCTGGCGACGCGTGGGCCGGTGTGTGAAGGTGTGAGGTGTTTTGCTTCGTCCCTCACTCAATTAGTTTGTTTTCCAGGCTTTTAATAtacgtaagaagaggaggaggaggaggaggaggtgatggtggtggtgaaggaagtgtAAGAGACGAGAAGGTGAAgtcgagaaggaaaggaaaggaaaaggtgaaaaagcTGAAGAAATAAGAGGGAACGTGAACCTAtaagaggaatggagaatgagaatgaagaggaggcgtATAGGAAGCGAAGGTGAAGACGGAAAAATCgaagatgcagaaaaaaaaaaacagcaggtgaaggttgaggaagaagagacggcgAAAGAGGAAGGAGCTGGAAAATTGGTGAAAATAGAAGAGGTGAAGGTATAAAGAAGAGGAGCGGAAGGAGGGGCGGAAGAGATATAGGAGGAATATGCAAATGTgttgaaagaagtgaaagaggaatagTGAAAAACGAAGactgtaggaggaaaggaagatggacaTAGAAAGcagacaaaggagaaagagaaggaggaggaatcaataaaggaggaagattagggagagaaaaaggaggaggaagagaagtagataacggaggagaaggaaaacatggcaataaacggaggaggagaagaaagaggcgacgagagagagagagagagagagagagagagagagagagagagagagagagagagaagaaaagaatatgaagcaAAATgtatcaggaagaggaggagaggatgcgaGAAAGAAcattgaagaagaaaagttgtaggaaaaagaaacaggaggaggaggaggaggaagaggagaagctggctgaagaaaaggtggagacgGAGAAGGTtaataacgaagaggaggaggaggaggaggaagaggcggagaaggtttatgaagaagaagaggaggaagaggaagaggaagaggagttgtttTGGTCGTGATTTACCTGTCGTTATTAAGAGTTATTAAGGTAATTGTGTCCCAGGTGAAGTGTTtgtgtccccccctccccctcctcctcctcctcttattatcctCATTACCAGATCCGGCGTTTAaagttctcccctccctccttctccctcttttcttcctctttctcttccctccttgcccttttccttttttcgccttcttttcctctttctctcctttctttcataattatcttgtattatttttcatcttttataaTTACTTCTTTCTGTCCTCAATtttatgtctttctctttttccccttttctctttctctctctgttacgctctcacctttattttcttgcttccttctcgCCCTCGTtctgtctattttattttttcttcttttattcttttgtctttttctcttcctgcttttctctttctatctctttatgtctttctaccctctccattcctccctcctatttccatctttccttacttttctaccaccgctttacttttttttttatctccttccccttctcttcttaattttcctttctttctgctctcCGCGTTAACttgctctatttttttcatctgttttcctcGTCCGAGTTTTCTAAATTTAggtacattattatttttttttccctcttctgcttctgctctgtcgctccctccacctcctcttcctcctcctcctcctcttcctcctcctcctcctcctccaaaatatCTTGATAATCTTTTCAAGTTTAAGTTTCCAGTGCATgtaactccttcctcctcttcctcctcctcctcctcctcctcctcttcctcctgtcctctttGATGGTCCCATGGCCTAATTTTATGCCCACTCGACCCACTCATGATctgttgacctcctcctcctcctcctcctcctcctcttactggccAAGAGAGAAGCTGAGCGTGTACGAGGATgtgatttccttctctctctctctctctctctctctctctctctctctctctctctctctcttctctcttctcttctctctctctttctacttctcttcctttccttgtctttccatctttctctcctggtctctctttctctaccctctTCATCTTCAGCCCgcaacctccttcctcctcctcctcctcctcctcctttaatcccGCCCCGCCTCATACTTTccactcccttcatcctcttattAAGCTTCATTACCTCCTTTATTTGCCACATTTTCCACCTGCTCTTCGCCTTAATGCATTGAAGAAGCTTtatgtcgttccctccctccctccttccctccttctctccctccttcgctcctctctgcttcctcctcctccttcttttgtttcatttttcgtgtttttatcctttctttccttctttgtttattatttctcttcttccttccttcctttcttcctctctgcttcctcctcctccttcttctttcgttccatttttcgtcttttcatactttctttttccttctttgtttattttttctcttcttccttcctttcttcctttctgcctcctcctcctcctccactttttgttacatttttcgtcttttctctccattttttcttcttggtttattttttctcctttttcctccttccgtttATTTTCTACTTGCatatttcagttattttatttctatttatttggcgttttctttcctctattctttttttctttattcct contains:
- the LOC126994188 gene encoding FK506-binding protein 5-like isoform X4 translates to MNLLVVGTIFTVLGLGPLVDATGVAGLRGLPEDETSCLAVVKAALAEYRVLYEQSLKDSPNLMDAKSDVPQKAVPTEEHKEIMPANITNGGLVTEKKEQLSPQESTIVTSVERKNVTEKDDGLQKVERTEEIKEIMPGNITNEVLVKQKEEQLSPQESTIVTSVERKNVTEKDDGLQNVERTEEIKEIMTGNITNEVLVKQKEEQLSPQESTKVTSVERKNVTEKGDGKDVEKETVIQKEVEKNVCDSDIKEVRNEKHLNETIEDLKHQVDDVKNKIKEEKAKAEETNATRSPCVVKEPSAAPVIQDGKVVEKIVPAVTPAKVAEKIHPTMTEGKVPVVTKEKVVEQAAPSVTEEIVSISKEQENVPVMAEEKKVIEKIIPSVTEGKVPVVPQQEVVEKIHPTETEGKVPVVPQQEVVEKVAPSPTEEKVPVVTQERAVEQNAPQERVIEQAAPQERAVEQNAPQERVIEQAAPQERVIEQAAPQERATEQAAPTATEEIVTVSKEKEEVPVVVTEEKVPDVTNETVIEKITPSVTEEKDANQRKVVSYEDASENQENQVTGDEETDKTELKFIVTIQERIVREQTVSIIPVMDKGANKRANGKLVKKAMKRVAMKVARAVLEELSREHSTDGEGQ
- the LOC126994188 gene encoding FK506-binding protein 5-like isoform X20, with the protein product MNLLVVGTIFTVLGLGPLVDATGVAGLRGLPEDETSCLAVVKAALAEYRVLYEQSLKDSPNLMDAKSDVPQKAVPTEEHKEIMPANITNGGLVTEKKEQLSPQESTIVTSVERKNVTEKDDGLQKVERTEEIKEIMPGNITNEVLVKQKEEQLSPQESTIVTSVERKNVTEKDDGLQNVERTEEIKEIMTGNITNEVLVKQKEEQLSPQESTKVTSVERKNVTEKGDGKDVEKETVIQKEVEKNVCDSDIKEVRNEKHLNETIEDLKHQVDDVKNKIKEEKAKAEETNATRSPCVVKEPSAAPVIQDGKVVEKIVPAVTPAKVAEKIHPTMTEGKVPVVTKEKVVEQAAPSVTEEIVSISKEQENVPVMAEEKKVIEKIIPSVTEGKVPVVPQQEVVEKVAPSPTEEKVPVVTQERAVEQNAPQERVIEQAAPQERVIEQAAPQERVIEQAAPQERVIEQAAPQERATEQAAPTATEEIVTVSKEKEEVPVVVTEEKVPDVTNETVIEKITPSVTEEKDANQRKVVSYEDASENQENQVTGDEETDKTELKFIVTIQERIVREQTVSIIPVMDKGANKRANGKLVKKAMKRVAMKVARAVLEELSREHSTDGEGQ
- the LOC126994188 gene encoding uncharacterized protein LOC126994188 isoform X22, with product MNLLVVGTIFTVLGLGPLVDATGVAGLRGLPEDETSCLAVVKAALAEYRVLYEQSLKDSPNLMDAKSDVPQKAVPTEEHKEIMPANITNGGLVTEKKEQLSPQESTIVTSVERKNVTEKDDGLQKVERTEEIKEIMPGNITNEVLVKQKEEQLSPQESTIVTSVERKNVTEKDDGLQNVERTEEIKEIMTGNITNEVLVKQKEEQLSPQESTKVTSVERKNVTEKGDGKDVEKETVIQKEVEKNVCDSDIKEVRNEKHLNETIEDLKHQVDDVKNKIKEEKAKAEETNATRSPCVVKEPSAAPVIQDGKVVEKIVPAVTPAKVAEKIHPTMTEGKVPVVTKEKVVEQAAPSVTEEIVSISKEQENVPVMAEEKKVIEKIIPSVTEGKVPVVPQQEVVEKVAPSPTEEKVPVVTQERAVEQNAPQERVIEQAAPQERVIEQAAPQERVIEQAAPEEKATEQAAPQERATEQAAPTATEEIVTVSKEKEEVPVVVTEEKVPDVTNETVIEKITPSVTEEKDANQRKVVSYEDASENQENQVTGDEETDKTELKFIVTIQERIVREQTVSIIPVMDKGANKRANGKLVKKAMKRVAMKVARAVLEELSREHSTDGEGQ
- the LOC126994188 gene encoding FK506-binding protein 5-like isoform X5, with translation MNLLVVGTIFTVLGLGPLVDATGVAGLRGLPEDETSCLAVVKAALAEYRVLYEQSLKDSPNLMDAKSDVPQKAVPTEEHKEIMPANITNGGLVTEKKEQLSPQESTIVTSVERKNVTEKDDGLQKVERTEEIKEIMPGNITNEVLVKQKEEQLSPQESTIVTSVERKNVTEKDDGLQNVERTEEIKEIMTGNITNEVLVKQKEEQLSPQESTKVTSVERKNVTEKGDGKDVEKETVIQKEVEKNVCDSDIKEVRNEKHLNETIEDLKHQVDDVKNKIKEEKAKAEETNATRSPCVVKEPSAAPVIQDGKVVEKIVPAVTPAKVAEKIHPTMTEGKVPVVTKEKVVEQAAPSVTEEIVSISKEQENVPVMAEEKKVIEKIIPSVTEGKVPVVPQQEVVEKIHPTETEGKVPVVPQQEVVEKVAPSPTEEKVPVVTQERAVEQNAPQERVIEQAAPQERAVEQNAPQERVIEQAAPQERVIEQAAPEEKATEQAAPTATEEIVTVSKEKEEVPVVVTEEKVPDVTNETVIEKITPSVTEEKDANQRKVVSYEDASENQENQVTGDEETDKTELKFIVTIQERIVREQTVSIIPVMDKGANKRANGKLVKKAMKRVAMKVARAVLEELSREHSTDGEGQ
- the LOC126994188 gene encoding FK506-binding protein 5-like isoform X15 codes for the protein MNLLVVGTIFTVLGLGPLVDATGVAGLRGLPEDETSCLAVVKAALAEYRVLYEQSLKDSPNLMDAKSDVPQKAVPTEEHKEIMPANITNGGLVTEKKEQLSPQESTIVTSVERKNVTEKDDGLQKVERTEEIKEIMPGNITNEVLVKQKEEQLSPQESTIVTSVERKNVTEKDDGLQNVERTEEIKEIMTGNITNEVLVKQKEEQLSPQESTKVTSVERKNVTEKGDGKDVEKETVIQKEVEKNVCDSDIKEVRNEKHLNETIEDLKHQVDDVKNKIKEEKAKAEETNATRSPCVVKEPSAAPVIQDGKVVEKIVPAVTPAKVAEKIHPTMTEGKVPVVTKEKVVEQAAPSVTEEIVSISKEQENVPVMAEEKKVIEKIIPSVTEGKVPVVPQQEVVEKVAPSPTEEKVPVVTQERAVEQNAPQERVIEQAAPQERVIEQAAPQERAVEQNAPQERVIEQAAPQERVIEQAAPEEKATEQAAPTATEEIVTVSKEKEEVPVVVTEEKVPDVTNETVIEKITPSVTEEKDANQRKVVSYEDASENQENQVTGDEETDKTELKFIVTIQERIVREQTVSIIPVMDKGANKRANGKLVKKAMKRVAMKVARAVLEELSREHSTDGEGQ
- the LOC126994188 gene encoding FK506-binding protein 5-like isoform X23 — protein: MNLLVVGTIFTVLGLGPLVDATGVAGLRGLPEDETSCLAVVKAALAEYRVLYEQSLKDSPNLMDAKSDVPQKAVPTEEHKEIMPANITNGGLVTEKKEQLSPQESTIVTSVERKNVTEKDDGLQKVERTEEIKEIMPGNITNEVLVKQKEEQLSPQESTIVTSVERKNVTEKDDGLQNVERTEEIKEIMTGNITNEVLVKQKEEQLSPQESTKVTSVERKNVTEKGDGKDVEKETVIQKEVEKNVCDSDIKEVRNEKHLNETIEDLKHQVDDVKNKIKEEKAKAEETNATRSPCVVKEPSAAPVIQDGKVVEKIVPAVTPAKVAEKIHPTMTEGKVPVVTKEKVVEQAAPSVTEEIVSISKEQENVPVMAEEKKVIEKIIPSVTEGKVPVVPQQEVVEKVAPSPTEEKVPVVTQERAVEQNAPQERVIEQAAPQERVIEQAAPQERVIEQAAPEEKATEQAAPTATEEIVTVSKEKEEVPVVVTEEKVPDVTNETVIEKITPSVTEEKDANQRKVVSYEDASENQENQVTGDEETDKTELKFIVTIQERIVREQTVSIIPVMDKGANKRANGKLVKKAMKRVAMKVARAVLEELSREHSTDGEGQ
- the LOC126994188 gene encoding neurofilament heavy polypeptide-like isoform X13, with the translated sequence MNLLVVGTIFTVLGLGPLVDATGVAGLRGLPEDETSCLAVVKAALAEYRVLYEQSLKDSPNLMDAKSDVPQKAVPTEEHKEIMPANITNGGLVTEKKEQLSPQESTIVTSVERKNVTEKDDGLQKVERTEEIKEIMPGNITNEVLVKQKEEQLSPQESTIVTSVERKNVTEKDDGLQNVERTEEIKEIMTGNITNEVLVKQKEEQLSPQESTKVTSVERKNVTEKGDGKDVEKETVIQKEVEKNVCDSDIKEVRNEKHLNETIEDLKHQVDDVKNKIKEEKAKAEETNATRSPCVVKEPSAAPVIQDGKVVEKIVPAVTPAKVAEKIHPTMTEGKVPVVTKEKVVEQAAPSVTEEIVSISKEQENVPVMAEEKKVIEKIIPSVTEGKVPVVPQQEVVEKVAPSPTEEKVPVVTQERAVEQNAPQERVIEQAAPQERVIEQAAPQERVIEQAAPEEKATEQAAPQERVIEQAAPEEKATEQAAPTATEEIVTVSKEKEEVPVVVTEEKVPDVTNETVIEKITPSVTEEKDANQRKVVSYEDASENQENQVTGDEETDKTELKFIVTIQERIVREQTVSIIPVMDKGANKRANGKLVKKAMKRVAMKVARAVLEELSREHSTDGEGQ
- the LOC126994188 gene encoding FK506-binding protein 5-like isoform X6, translated to MNLLVVGTIFTVLGLGPLVDATGVAGLRGLPEDETSCLAVVKAALAEYRVLYEQSLKDSPNLMDAKSDVPQKAVPTEEHKEIMPANITNGGLVTEKKEQLSPQESTIVTSVERKNVTEKDDGLQKVERTEEIKEIMPGNITNEVLVKQKEEQLSPQESTIVTSVERKNVTEKDDGLQNVERTEEIKEIMTGNITNEVLVKQKEEQLSPQESTKVTSVERKNVTEKGDGKDVEKETVIQKEVEKNVCDSDIKEVRNEKHLNETIEDLKHQVDDVKNKIKEEKAKAEETNATRSPCVVKEPSAAPVIQDGKVVEKIVPAVTPAKVAEKIHPTMTEGKVPVVTKEKVVEQAAPSVTEEIVSISKEQENVPVMAEEKKVIEKIIPSVTEGKVPVVPQQEVVEKVAPSPTEEKVPVVTQERAVEQNAPQERVIEQAAPQERVIEQAAPQERVIEQAAPEEKATEQAAPQERVIEQAAPQERVIEQAAPEEKATEQAAPTATEEIVTVSKEKEEVPVVVTEEKVPDVTNETVIEKITPSVTEEKDANQRKVVSYEDASENQENQVTGDEETDKTELKFIVTIQERIVREQTVSIIPVMDKGANKRANGKLVKKAMKRVAMKVARAVLEELSREHSTDGEGQ
- the LOC126994188 gene encoding FK506-binding protein 5-like isoform X18, which codes for MNLLVVGTIFTVLGLGPLVDATGVAGLRGLPEDETSCLAVVKAALAEYRVLYEQSLKDSPNLMDAKSDVPQKAVPTEEHKEIMPANITNGGLVTEKKEQLSPQESTIVTSVERKNVTEKDDGLQKVERTEEIKEIMPGNITNEVLVKQKEEQLSPQESTIVTSVERKNVTEKDDGLQNVERTEEIKEIMTGNITNEVLVKQKEEQLSPQESTKVTSVERKNVTEKGDGKDVEKETVIQKEVEKNVCDSDIKEVRNEKHLNETIEDLKHQVDDVKNKIKEEKAKAEETNATRSPCVVKEPSAAPVIQDGKVVEKIVPAVTPAKVAEKIHPTMTEGKVPVVTKEKVVEQAAPSVTEEIVSISKEQENVPVMAEEKKVIEKIIPSVTEGKVPVVPQQEVVEKVAPSPTEEKVPVVTQERAVEQNAPQERVIEQAAPQERVIEQAAPQERVIEQAAPQERVIEQAAPEEKATEQAAPTATEEIVTVSKEKEEVPVVVTEEKVPDVTNETVIEKITPSVTEEKDANQRKVVSYEDASENQENQVTGDEETDKTELKFIVTIQERIVREQTVSIIPVMDKGANKRANGKLVKKAMKRVAMKVARAVLEELSREHSTDGEGQ
- the LOC126994188 gene encoding probable serine/threonine-protein kinase kinX isoform X19 — encoded protein: MNLLVVGTIFTVLGLGPLVDATGVAGLRGLPEDETSCLAVVKAALAEYRVLYEQSLKDSPNLMDAKSDVPQKAVPTEEHKEIMPANITNGGLVTEKKEQLSPQESTIVTSVERKNVTEKDDGLQKVERTEEIKEIMPGNITNEVLVKQKEEQLSPQESTIVTSVERKNVTEKDDGLQNVERTEEIKEIMTGNITNEVLVKQKEEQLSPQESTKVTSVERKNVTEKGDGKDVEKETVIQKEVEKNVCDSDIKEVRNEKHLNETIEDLKHQVDDVKNKIKEEKAKAEETNATRSPCVVKEPSAAPVIQDGKVVEKIVPAVTPAKVAEKIHPTMTEGKVPVVTKEKVVEQAAPSVTEEIVSISKEQENVPVMAEEKKVIEKIIPSVTEGKVPVVPQQEVVEKVAPSPTEEKVPVVTQERAVEQNAPQERVIEQAAPQERVIEQAAPQERVIEQAAPQERVIEQAAPQERVIEQAAPTATEEIVTVSKEKEEVPVVVTEEKVPDVTNETVIEKITPSVTEEKDANQRKVVSYEDASENQENQVTGDEETDKTELKFIVTIQERIVREQTVSIIPVMDKGANKRANGKLVKKAMKRVAMKVARAVLEELSREHSTDGEGQ